A portion of the Ignavibacteria bacterium genome contains these proteins:
- a CDS encoding zf-HC2 domain-containing protein, whose protein sequence is MQSKLVCEEFERKMWLFIDKSLTEEEMRYWERHTRECALCSSRLLEAKDTLSLYESIPMDDIEEETFNVMIKKAARESLFSRLRSGFPRTLNEYLFDGFFRKFAFGGMALSAVLVILFFMYKPESLPELKKYSAPRPERAPLVSQNIADKKETPAGQMRKTEVTPAKYEWKDRRTALTIRHVSASLARLKIKKENYERLDDWALQAMALKQKMEFMKTELTKSAM, encoded by the coding sequence ATGCAATCTAAACTTGTTTGCGAAGAATTTGAAAGAAAGATGTGGCTTTTTATTGATAAGAGCCTGACAGAAGAGGAAATGCGATACTGGGAAAGGCATACCCGTGAGTGCGCTCTTTGCAGCAGCCGGCTTTTGGAGGCCAAGGACACTCTTTCGCTTTATGAGAGTATTCCAATGGATGATATTGAAGAGGAAACTTTTAATGTAATGATAAAAAAGGCCGCAAGGGAAAGCCTGTTCAGCCGTTTAAGATCCGGATTCCCTCGTACTCTTAATGAATATCTTTTTGATGGATTTTTCAGAAAGTTTGCCTTTGGGGGCATGGCTTTATCTGCAGTACTGGTAATCCTTTTCTTCATGTATAAGCCTGAAAGCCTTCCGGAATTAAAGAAGTATTCCGCCCCAAGGCCTGAGAGAGCGCCTCTTGTAAGTCAGAATATTGCAGACAAGAAGGAAACGCCCGCAGGCCAAATGAGAAAGACTGAAGTCACGCCTGCAAAATATGAGTGGAAAGACAGGCGTACGGCACTTACCATAAGGCACGTAAGCGCTTCTCTGGCAAGGCTAAAGATTAAAAAGGAAAATTACGAAAGGCTTGATGACTGGGCGCTTCAGGCAATGGCGTTAAAACAGAAAATGGAATTTATGAAGACGGAACTTACAAAGTCAGCCATGTAG
- a CDS encoding sigma-70 family RNA polymerase sigma factor: MENILEDLLIEKCRRGEEDAFRELVKIYRRQLYSYLWRLTGDKMQAEDAFQETLIKVWKAIGKYDHRDRFSSWLFSIAHNAAMDSIRKNRARINLFQADEVEMHSSGSNPYSECVGNELKEIMEKIIGGLPEKQRQVFLLREHGGMSFKEISEATGEPLNTVLGHMHYAVEKIKRALRKKNAI; encoded by the coding sequence ATGGAGAATATTCTGGAAGATTTACTAATTGAAAAGTGCCGCCGGGGCGAAGAGGATGCCTTCAGGGAGCTTGTTAAGATTTACCGCAGACAGCTTTATTCGTACCTGTGGCGTTTAACGGGTGACAAAATGCAGGCCGAGGATGCATTCCAGGAAACGCTCATTAAGGTCTGGAAGGCTATAGGGAAATACGACCACAGGGACCGTTTCTCCTCATGGCTTTTTTCCATCGCCCACAATGCGGCCATGGATTCAATCAGGAAAAACAGGGCGAGAATAAATCTCTTTCAGGCAGATGAAGTCGAGATGCATAGTTCGGGAAGCAATCCTTACTCCGAGTGCGTTGGTAATGAGCTGAAAGAAATAATGGAGAAGATAATCGGCGGCCTGCCTGAAAAGCAGAGGCAGGTATTCCTCTTAAGGGAACACGGCGGAATGAGTTTTAAGGAGATTTCGGAGGCTACGGGGGAGCCCCTGAACACTGTTTTAGGGCATATGCATTACGCAGTAGAAAAAATAAAAAGGGCGTTGAGGAAGAAAAATGCAATCTAA
- the rnk gene encoding nucleoside diphosphate kinase regulator, whose product MSKNIFITDFDMKRFNWLISNSYRFSNIDNKYLLELKTELVHAVVVQPPDIPSDVVTMSSKVRIKYLDTDEEATFTLVFPFDADIKQGKLSILAPIGVAVIGSRIGDELEWEMPQGKRRIRVEEILYQPEAAGNYYI is encoded by the coding sequence ATGAGTAAGAACATATTTATAACAGATTTCGACATGAAGAGATTTAACTGGTTAATTTCGAATTCTTACCGTTTTAGCAATATTGACAATAAATACCTCCTGGAATTAAAGACCGAACTCGTACATGCAGTTGTAGTGCAGCCGCCTGATATTCCATCAGACGTGGTCACGATGAGTTCAAAGGTCAGGATTAAATATCTCGACACTGATGAAGAGGCTACGTTTACGCTGGTTTTTCCCTTTGATGCAGATATAAAACAGGGGAAGCTTTCCATACTGGCTCCCATTGGCGTTGCTGTAATCGGTTCAAGAATTGGAGATGAACTGGAGTGGGAAATGCCTCAGGGGAAAAGAAGGATCAGGGTCGAGGAGATCCTTTATCAGCCGGAAGCCGCGGGAAACTACTACATTTAA